The sequence tttcatctcaagtaGGAGAAAATAAGGTCTTGGTCCTTCTGTATGTAACACCCCATTCAATATATTGGTTTCTCCTTATGTCTGAGGGCTCCCTGGATCAAAATTTAGAatcaaaaaacattaaaacataaagaaacatGACCCATATCTAGCGACTTTTCTTCTCATTAAGAGTAATTTTAGTTATCACACAGCAATTAAGAAAACACTGAGTGGTTATTCTGATAGCCTGCTCTCTAAACTCCTCCTTCCTAATAAATGTTTCATGGTATGTTGTGGAGTATGTGGGAAAGATGCACTAAACAAGGACTCTGCTTTCAAGGAGTCTGCTATCTGCAAAGACAGAAAATGCAGGCAAGTAACTATTTTACAGGATTCTGTATACAGATAGAGGATACATAACAAAATGTCATAAAACTTAAAAGTTCTATTCTGGCTAGTTAGGAGACTCATGGAAAAGAGACCATAAGAGTTGGATACTGAGAAAATGGCAGTTTTGACAGATGAAAAGCCAGAGAGGAGCATTTCCAAAGTAGAAAGAGAGTATGAACAAAAGTGCAGAGATGGTAAAGAAAAAGGCATTTTGGAAAATGGCAAGTACCATAATTCACTTTGGATGGAGTGTCCTCAGTTTCCACTGAGGGTCTGGACAGAAACTCAGGTCTTCTAATTCCCAGTAACAGTGCTGGTGGTAGTGCTTGCTCAGTCGTTGTCTCTTTTCTCACAGCAAGGTCAACAGTcccaaaattcaaaaataaaaaaaatatctACCTCCAGTGTTCCTGCCACATCCCGATAAGCTCTTTCGGGTTCCAAGTCCAGTTCTTGAAAATCTGGAAATCTGGAGTCCACGGCTGTGGCTACACTGAAAGTTATCTGCTCCAACTATTGTAGAACACTGTAGTGAAATCTTTTCAACCTCCAATCCTGGACATCTCATGTTTTGCCACAGAATTTCAAGCTTTGAGTTccagttgttttttttcctcctttctgctGAGGAAAGCATCTTATCACCACAGTCTTAAGAGTCTTTTGAGGTACATCCAGATTTAATTACAAAAGAGCAAAAAGACCAAcacttttttcctccaaaacagTCATTTCTCTGGAAGTGAGATTATTTGTCTCTGCCCTTTAGGAAAAGGgaatagtcaattgattttttcaGACATTTGAATGAAATAGCATAACCGGCTAACATCTAATCAGACAAAATACACTTAAATGTGTTTGTGTTCACTTGCTTAGGGCTGTACCACTCGGTGAGCACCACTCCACAAAACGAAAATGTTTGAAATCCAATTGTTCAAACATTTTTATAGTGTTTGTTGGATAATGGCCTAAAATTTGATAAAAGCAGCTGACAATtaacaaagaagcaaaaactaGCATCTTGGACATCTTAGTATTACACTTGCAAGCAATTAGAACACAAGGAGGGCCAAGGTTAAAAAGTTAAGCTTTGAATCACTTCCAAATCTACTGATTTTGAGGTTCCGCAGTAGTTCTAACAAAACTTTTCAGAGAATGTTAACCTTcgattaagaaagaaaaaaaccccaaacatcTTCAGGAATTCCATGCCAGGTACAGTCTCTTCCAGTGAGCCCACTTGCTAAAAGTCCACGTGCACCattaattagctgggcttggcagCACCATGTGAAAAGAAGCCTATTCACCACCAACCACACAGACTAGACACGTAAAGTAGGATCAAGTAACGGATGACAACCATGGTCATGGAATATGGTCAATGAGAGTCAGAAAGGTAGTCAGGCACCGGTACAAGCAGCAGAAAAAAGTTGCCGGGCCAAAGATTAAATAGGCTTATTTAAATAGGATGCTACAGAACACATCCACTCCTAATTGCAGCTGCTTTACACTGGGTGCCATTGTACCATATGCATCAGCCACCCTTCAGGCACCCCATGGTGAAAGAAAAGGATTCAGAATAGAAGCTAAGCAGGGGACTGTTGTTACCCCGAATATCCATTATGCATAGAAACAGCTCACATATCCCAGGGACTCAAACAGGGGCTTCAAATTGGTTGTGAAGGGTCCCAAATGAcatctaggcctcagtttcctctctgtagcataaagaaattgtgatttttaaCTCTTCTGGGTCACAGCCCCCTTGGAAAACTTGCTAGCGATGGAACATCATTCCCCTAAAACGCACATTCCCACAAATTCCCATCATTCCCCCAAACCACACATTCCCACAATTTCAGGGAGTTTGGGGATCCCCAACTCCAATCCAAGGTTTCCAGGTTCAAAACCCAAGGATTGGGGAACTGCTAAGTTTTcttacaactcaaaaaaaaaaaatacaaacaataaccATCCTTTACGTACACCCACGCTTTAGAGTTTACAAAGCGCTTTCAACCCCACACACATTGAtaggcagaggaggaaactgaggcgcagAAAAATTACAGAGTGACTCGCCTAAGGTCACTCCGCCAGCTGGTGGCTAGGCCCGGAAGCAAACCCACCTCTTCCGACTCCGGAGCTCGTCTCCCCACCCCGGGGCTGCCGCCAGAGCTCCCGCCCCTCACTAAGGCGGCATAAGAAGGAAAAGGCAAAGTAGAAATCCCACAACCAACCATCCTCCGGCCCCCTCCTGCCCCCCCAACTGGGTCCTTGCAGGCCCCGAAGGGTGGCGCCAGGCCTCCAAGCCGGCCCCGGCCACCCCCGCCTCCCCGGCCGCTCCAAATCCCGcggccgctgccgccgccgcctcccCCGGAGCGGGGCGGAGCAGCTGCCCGCCGCCGCCGACCACCCGGACGACTCCTCGTCGAATCGCAAACGCATAGGCCGCCGCCCGAGTTCTGCGTACGAGAAGAAAGACGCGGCGCGAGCGCCAACGGCCACCgggcgcgcgccgcggcggccggGCCTGCGCCCCAAGAGCTGGAtgccagagcaggagaaagagccGCCAACCGATCGCTCGATCGACCGCACGCCCGTTCCTTCGCCCTACCAGACCCGGGAGGGGGGGAGGGCGCGCCAGGGCTTCTTCGAGTTAGGGGCCTGACTCCCCGGCGACGAGACAAGATGGCTCCTCCGGTCCGCACCGCAGCTACCGTCCCGGCTGCGTCGCTCGGCCCGCCCCCGGTACTGTTTCTTTAAATGGCGGAGAGGGTcaggaaagcaggaagagaggCTCACGCTCTCACGTGACAGGGGCGGGACCGGCCAACCAAGATCCGGTCACATGGGGACACGCAGTCCGCCAATCAGGAGGCTGTACATCAGGGCGGGGGCGGGAGGAGCTGCAGCTTTGTGATTGGCTGAATGCTCCGCTGAGGCCTCGGGGGCTTGGGGCGTCGGGGAGTGTGCGAGGTGGCCGGGGCTGTGTGCACTAGCGGAGACAAAGCGGTGTCTGTGGTGTCTGTGACGGCGGCGGCAGAACAGCTCTAAACGCCGAATTTCGTGTTGCTGAGTCTTGTCACCATCTCATCTAGCGCGGCGCGCGGGCGGCGGCGgaggcagcggcggcggcggcggaggcggCAGCAGCAGCACATGGTTCCAAGAGCGCGCTGCGGCTGTTGGGTTCCAATTCCGCGGGGAGGGACAAAGGCAGTTGTGAAATCCGGGTAGTGCCCGGTCAGGTGGTGCGCTCGCCACTGCCCTCGATCCGGTCCTTGAAAACCGGGAGTAGCTCCTCTTCGTGAGGAGGCTGCCACGGGACCGAGGCCCGGGAagggcctgggaggctgaggctgttgTCTGAGGGACGTGGGGGCAGGGCGCGGCCTGCCCGAGGTGCTGTGGGCGGGTCATTTGTGAGGTGTTTTTGTGGGCCAAGTGTGAGGTAATCTGACCCCCACCCTGAACTGGGTTTGGTCAGGCTTTGAAAAAAGAAGGCTTTGAAAAAAGAAGTCGTCAGTGCCTAGGAACTTTTTCAGTTGGGAGGTGGTGAAGCTGCGACTTGCGCCGTATAACACTCCATCGAGATCTTGGTCGCCGGTCTTGGGCCTGTTTAAGAATCCTGGCATCACGTGTGGCGAAGACATGGCTGATCAGTTTTCTGACAGAAGTGGGTAAATTTCCGGATTGGTAAATTTCCTGACAGGAAATTTCAGGGAACCAAAAAAGGCTCGAAGAACACGAAGATGGAGCAGTCATAAACCGCCCACTCAAGGACCATCTCCTTCAGGACCATCCGCACGAGACTCAGATTGTCTGAATTGAGCTATCACAACTTAATGCTAAAAGCTCCTTAAAACTACAGATTTATGACATAGTTCCTTCCAAAATATTACATCGTAATCAttgagaagattaaaaaaaacacttgaaGGAATTGTAGTTTTAAACATCTCTTTgcatatattttggatagttacTAGGTTACTTTTAACTGTCATTAAGGAGCACAGACTTACTGAAGCTTTACTGGACGGAATCCTGGGAAACTGATTTCATTATAAGGTTATATTTCCCAGTTAGTGGAGACCTCATTGCAGTCATGGCTTTCACAAATTACAGCAGTCTGAATCGAGCCCAGCTAACCTTTGAATATCTGCACACAAATTCGTAAGTATCCTTTAGGTTCCACTGAGGTAACCAGTAACTCGTTCCGTGATATTATATGGAAATCGTTTCCCCagaaaattttgcttttttgctttttgagatgtaTCCCACTGGAGTGAAATGTATCACTGGATATCTTGAGCTCTGTATTGAAGAACTGAGATCAGTGAAATACTAGTTGCTAATCCAGAAGaatctgatttttgtttattggATCAAAATTTTCTAAATGCAAACTTTAGTTATTTGAAGTCAATATGTTGAGTTGTTTCATTCAAGTGTTTATAGGAATCCAACAAGTACTACTCTATTGGATCGCCAAGTGTTGGACTATTTTAGTATCAACCGTTTCCCCTCTCTAGTGACAACGTCCTAAACAGGTTTATAGCAAGTATTTACTTTCTaacaagaaaacagaagacaTTTAAATGACAACtttcaagaagaaaatttttattttttcagcagtTGGCTTTATCTTCCTGGCAAAGTGCTCCCTACATCCAATATTATTTGTATATGCTAAGCAGGAAACGACAACTTGTTTATATCTCGATTTAGATAGTCTTTCCCCAGAATTTCCACAGAAACATACAGTGTTCATGGTTCTTGAGTTCATGAAGGAGTAATCTCATCACTCCAACATGGTCTGAAATGTTGCAGGTTTAATCCATAATGCCCACTCTCTTGGAGGTTGTCCAGTAGAGTCAAAACTTCTTTAGTGTTTTAAATACATTCACCTGTTACTTTTGAGATGAA comes from Macaca fascicularis isolate 582-1 chromosome 10, T2T-MFA8v1.1 and encodes:
- the TUG1 gene encoding taurine up-regulated 1, whose product is LEEALARPPPLPGLVGRRNGRAVDRAIGWRLFLLLWHPALGAQARPPRRAPGGRWRSRRVFLLVRRTRAAAYAFAIRRGVVRVVGGGGQLLRPAPGEAAAAAAAGFGAAGEAGVAGAGLEAWRHPSGPARTQLGGQEGAGGWLVVGFLLCLFLLMPP